In Bacteroidota bacterium, a single window of DNA contains:
- a CDS encoding YceI family protein encodes MKKSFVVFFALTVAAVSAFAKSGTWSLDQSHSNISFSIQHMVISEVTGTFKDFNVSLLSSKDDFSDAAISATIGVKSIDTRNEMRDNHLKTDDFFNAEKFPTIKFQSTSLEKVSDGHYKIKGYLTIRDSTKAVTIDAVLNGVIKSSKGARSGWKATLAVNRFDYGLKWDRTIESGGLVAGSMVNLTFNLEFVKQ; translated from the coding sequence TTGAAAAAGAGCTTTGTCGTTTTCTTCGCACTCACTGTTGCCGCAGTCTCGGCGTTTGCCAAATCCGGAACGTGGTCGCTCGACCAATCCCATTCCAATATCAGCTTCAGCATCCAGCATATGGTGATCTCTGAAGTCACCGGCACTTTCAAAGATTTTAACGTATCGCTTCTTTCGTCGAAGGACGACTTCAGCGATGCAGCGATCTCCGCGACGATCGGTGTCAAGAGCATCGATACCCGCAACGAAATGCGCGACAACCATCTGAAGACGGACGATTTTTTCAACGCGGAAAAATTCCCGACGATCAAATTCCAGAGCACCTCGCTCGAGAAAGTAAGCGATGGGCACTATAAGATCAAAGGATACCTGACGATCCGGGACAGCACGAAAGCGGTGACGATCGATGCGGTTCTCAACGGCGTCATCAAGTCCTCCAAAGGAGCCCGCTCCGGCTGGAAGGCGACCCTTGCCGTTAACCGGTTCGATTACGGGCTGAAGTGGGACCGCACTATTGAGAGCGGCGGGCTTGTGGCCGGATCGATGGTGAATCTGACGTTCAATTTGGAATTCGTGAAGCAGTGA
- a CDS encoding VOC family protein yields MATLPLNLESLVKELRDEDADTDPIDSKTDIGHVHLHVSDLQTADQFYNVLLGFDVTQRSYPGALFLSAGGYHHHIGANVWAGRGVPPPPDDAAGLLSVGIALPSGRSVRELAERFEKQGAQFELKDHEALQTEVLRIKSPDALDIEFFSSENKQ; encoded by the coding sequence ATGGCAACGCTCCCCCTCAACCTCGAGTCACTAGTAAAAGAGCTTCGGGATGAGGATGCGGACACCGACCCGATCGATTCGAAGACCGACATCGGCCATGTTCATTTGCATGTTTCAGACTTGCAGACAGCGGACCAGTTCTACAATGTTCTTCTCGGTTTCGACGTAACGCAGCGGTCGTACCCGGGAGCCCTGTTCTTGTCCGCCGGCGGGTATCATCACCACATCGGCGCGAATGTCTGGGCAGGCCGCGGTGTTCCGCCGCCGCCGGACGACGCTGCCGGATTGCTGAGCGTTGGGATTGCTCTCCCCTCCGGGCGATCGGTCCGGGAGTTGGCGGAAAGGTTTGAAAAGCAAGGGGCTCAGTTTGAACTGAAGGATCACGAAGCGCTTCAAACGGAGGTGCTCCGCATCAAGAGTCCGGATGCGCTGGACATCGAGTTCTTCAGTTCCGAAAATAAACAGTAA
- a CDS encoding VOC family protein — protein MTNRTAVLNDTKGDPVNDLRLPAQTHIGYVSLQVANLDRSLEFYSSLLGMKKAIDLGTTIVLSASGRAPYHILLTERQGARPKPPRTSGLYHVAIRYPSRRELAKVFRRFYHHNTEFQGFSDHLVSEAIYLADPDGNGVELYVDRPAFNGR, from the coding sequence ATGACAAACCGAACCGCTGTTCTTAATGATACGAAAGGCGACCCTGTGAACGATCTTCGTCTTCCCGCTCAGACTCACATCGGATACGTCAGTTTGCAGGTGGCGAACCTGGATCGGTCGCTGGAATTTTACAGCTCCTTATTGGGAATGAAGAAGGCGATCGACCTTGGGACGACTATTGTCCTCTCGGCGTCGGGAAGAGCTCCGTACCATATCTTGTTGACGGAGCGCCAAGGTGCGCGGCCGAAGCCCCCCCGTACGTCTGGGCTGTACCACGTCGCGATCCGCTATCCCAGCCGGCGCGAATTGGCGAAGGTCTTTCGGCGGTTCTACCATCATAACACCGAATTCCAGGGCTTTTCCGACCACCTGGTCAGCGAAGCGATCTACCTCGCCGATCCCGATGGTAATGGCGTGGAGTTGTATGTGGACCGCCCCGCGTTCAATGGGAGGTGA
- a CDS encoding DoxX family protein, which yields MNFTFDHISVGLFLLRVILGVVFFAHGAQKVFGWFGGYGIAGTVGYFKNVVHVPAPLAYLGPFVEFLGGVALLLGLFTKFAALGIFIMMLVATLKVHLPSGFFMSGKGDGKGTGYEYTLTLAVISLVLVLLGGGIYSVDTLIY from the coding sequence ATGAACTTCACATTCGATCACATATCGGTCGGCCTCTTCTTGCTGCGGGTGATTCTCGGCGTCGTCTTTTTTGCCCACGGCGCTCAAAAAGTATTCGGCTGGTTCGGCGGATACGGCATTGCCGGCACGGTCGGCTATTTCAAGAACGTCGTGCATGTTCCCGCACCGCTCGCGTACCTCGGACCGTTCGTCGAGTTCCTCGGCGGCGTCGCACTTCTCTTGGGCTTGTTCACAAAGTTCGCAGCCCTCGGTATCTTCATCATGATGCTTGTGGCTACGCTGAAGGTTCATCTTCCGAGCGGGTTCTTTATGAGCGGTAAAGGGGATGGAAAAGGGACGGGATACGAGTACACGCTGACGCTGGCGGTGATCTCGCTCGTCCTTGTTCTTCTCGGCGGCGGCATCTACAGTGTCGATACGCTGATATACTAG
- a CDS encoding nitroreductase family protein: protein METQTQELLIRSLNAEQFQFPVHPLLMARKSPRAFADRPVEPEKLRSLLDAARWAPSASNTQPWRFIVASKERPEEHRRMANLLFEGNKVWAEKAPLLILSAAQVNDASSGKTNRFALYDVGSATQNLLLQASALGLASHVMGGFHAEEAKATFNIPAEFEPAAVIAVGYQGETESLPRHLQEREMMPRVRKPLTEFVFGEIWGKPSPALAVEQKEFHQSINN from the coding sequence ATGGAAACGCAAACTCAAGAATTACTAATTCGCTCTCTGAATGCGGAACAATTTCAGTTCCCCGTGCATCCGCTGCTGATGGCGCGGAAAAGTCCCCGTGCATTTGCCGACAGACCTGTCGAGCCGGAAAAACTGCGAAGCTTGCTCGACGCCGCGCGGTGGGCTCCTTCTGCCAGCAACACGCAGCCATGGCGCTTTATCGTTGCCTCGAAAGAGCGGCCGGAGGAACATCGCCGAATGGCAAACCTGCTCTTCGAGGGGAATAAAGTGTGGGCTGAAAAAGCTCCCCTCCTTATTCTCTCGGCCGCACAGGTCAACGACGCGTCCAGCGGCAAGACCAACAGGTTCGCTCTCTACGACGTCGGCTCCGCGACCCAGAACCTTCTGTTGCAGGCCTCGGCGCTGGGGCTCGCCTCCCATGTCATGGGAGGATTTCATGCCGAAGAGGCGAAAGCAACGTTCAATATCCCGGCGGAGTTCGAACCGGCAGCGGTCATCGCGGTCGGATATCAAGGGGAGACAGAATCATTGCCCCGTCATCTGCAGGAACGTGAGATGATGCCCAGAGTCCGCAAGCCGCTGACGGAGTTTGTCTTCGGAGAGATCTGGGGGAAGCCTTCGCCGGCATTGGCAGTCGAACAAAAAGAATTCCATCAATCAATCAACAATTAA
- a CDS encoding MarR family transcriptional regulator has product MKTTRKYGKKADLALSLWVKLARASSIFGRLTASDIQTYGLTPPQFSVIETLGHLGPMKMGSFCSKLLTSGGNITVVIDNLEKDGLVERVPVPEDRRAITVQLTAKGEKMFNEIFAKHAQFVTKMASVLDENEQMELSALLKKLGMALQEKF; this is encoded by the coding sequence TTGAAAACGACGAGAAAATACGGGAAAAAGGCTGATTTAGCCCTCAGTCTTTGGGTGAAGCTGGCCCGGGCAAGCTCGATATTTGGCAGGCTGACCGCCTCGGATATCCAGACGTACGGTCTGACGCCCCCGCAATTCTCGGTGATCGAGACGCTCGGCCATCTCGGCCCGATGAAGATGGGAAGCTTCTGTTCAAAGCTGCTGACGAGCGGTGGAAACATCACCGTGGTGATCGATAACCTGGAAAAAGACGGGCTGGTAGAGCGCGTGCCCGTCCCCGAAGACCGGCGTGCGATCACTGTCCAGCTTACCGCGAAGGGGGAAAAGATGTTCAACGAGATCTTTGCGAAGCACGCGCAGTTCGTCACGAAAATGGCGTCGGTGCTGGATGAGAACGAGCAGATGGAGCTCTCGGCGCTGCTGAAGAAGCTGGGCATGGCCCTGCAGGAAAAGTTCTAA
- a CDS encoding pitrilysin family protein, whose product MPVADHHLYFERDPRVPMTHLTLVFHGAGIQQEAGAKTGLARMTAKMLFRGTPGMSREAIARKFELLGAEVNASVSETDFVVAVSCFTKNLKAVLENVASIFREADFPQHELDLLKKTELNQLEAALQDPERVLSAANQFVLYDGKSIGRIGSRAGIANVSRDDIIDFYAKVRSVSVLYFTSISDLTYDEIERETARFVSGRRADGFTLKPEADFRETVGRQAVIVHSAEAKNDRLIWTQKGIGATDDRRFDLNLIIDALGSFEGFLFDELRNKKGWCYGAYAFVVPATTRPGRIGAYADPSLETSKELISELLRLLRVFSEDPGFQERLRQRNSTFKSRYSYQLDLKFKLASRVGKDRYGIPILSRDEYNNRIDAVTETTTRKVIDELFDDRNLCMVFYGDAGRLQTILAECDPRIACTVLEKEALIA is encoded by the coding sequence ATGCCTGTCGCTGATCACCATCTCTACTTTGAACGGGACCCGCGCGTACCGATGACGCATCTTACCCTCGTGTTTCACGGCGCCGGGATTCAGCAGGAAGCTGGCGCGAAAACGGGGCTTGCGCGGATGACAGCGAAAATGCTTTTCCGGGGAACACCCGGAATGAGCCGGGAAGCCATTGCGCGGAAATTCGAACTGCTTGGCGCAGAAGTGAATGCTTCGGTGTCCGAGACGGATTTCGTTGTTGCGGTCTCGTGCTTCACAAAGAACTTAAAAGCCGTTCTGGAAAATGTCGCATCGATCTTCCGCGAAGCAGATTTTCCGCAGCATGAACTCGACCTGCTGAAAAAAACGGAGCTCAATCAGCTTGAGGCAGCTCTCCAGGATCCCGAGCGCGTCCTCTCGGCGGCGAATCAGTTTGTTCTTTATGACGGAAAGAGCATCGGACGGATCGGCTCGAGAGCGGGGATCGCGAACGTCAGTCGGGATGATATCATTGATTTCTACGCAAAGGTCCGAAGCGTTTCGGTACTGTACTTCACCTCGATCTCCGATCTGACGTACGATGAGATCGAGCGGGAGACAGCGCGTTTTGTTTCGGGGAGGAGGGCGGACGGCTTTACGCTGAAACCGGAGGCAGATTTCAGGGAGACCGTCGGACGGCAGGCAGTCATCGTACATTCGGCGGAGGCAAAGAACGACCGGCTGATCTGGACGCAAAAGGGGATCGGTGCGACCGACGACCGGCGGTTCGACCTCAACCTCATCATCGACGCGCTCGGCAGCTTCGAAGGGTTCCTTTTCGACGAGCTCCGCAACAAGAAAGGATGGTGCTACGGCGCTTACGCCTTTGTCGTTCCCGCCACTACGCGCCCGGGACGGATCGGAGCCTACGCCGACCCGTCGCTTGAGACATCAAAAGAGTTGATCTCCGAATTGCTCCGGCTCCTGCGGGTTTTTTCCGAGGATCCCGGATTCCAGGAGCGGCTGCGTCAGCGGAACTCGACCTTCAAGAGCCGCTACTCGTATCAGCTCGACCTGAAATTCAAGCTGGCAAGCAGGGTGGGGAAGGACCGCTACGGGATCCCGATTCTCAGCCGGGATGAGTATAACAACCGCATCGATGCTGTCACGGAAACGACGACCCGCAAAGTCATTGACGAGCTCTTTGACGACCGCAATCTCTGCATGGTCTTTTACGGCGATGCCGGGAGACTCCAGACGATATTGGCTGAGTGCGATCCCCGCATTGCCTGCACGGTGCTGGAAAAAGAAGCTCTGATCGCGTAG
- a CDS encoding pitrilysin family protein, protein MNSIQHLRREDIPLLGNLAVQQYRLANGLQIAVVVDKTTPIFTYQTWFKVGSADEPAGRQGLAHLFEHMMFRKTASRPMGEFERIVNNNGGTGINAYTSRDQTVYFFTFPSDKVELAADLESDRMANLVVDAEMFETEKGAVLTEKNRGLDDPNRLLWETMYSLAYTEHNYRYSTIGEIETIKSFSVDEARKFYANNYSPNNSLIIIAGDVEPESVVRIVDEKYGPLKPAVPDKRDVTAEPVQREPRSTVITHPKATRRLLAKSWHVPDMLHPDYPALAVVGKLLTSGKSAVLNERLLNTAKATEVFSDVYVSHDMGTFELYVQCADGEPFESVDQTFLSCVSEFAEGKISDEQMQIVRNNLQREMYRAVTVPAQLARLLGDGFINTGDLSFQIKAMKRIEAVDKNDIQRVAAKYLLEGKSTTVQLIPEQKV, encoded by the coding sequence GTGAATTCCATCCAGCATCTCAGGCGCGAAGACATCCCCCTCTTGGGAAATCTTGCAGTTCAGCAATACCGGCTTGCAAACGGATTGCAGATCGCCGTTGTGGTCGACAAAACGACGCCGATCTTCACCTATCAAACCTGGTTCAAGGTCGGCTCGGCAGATGAGCCTGCCGGCAGGCAGGGGCTCGCCCACCTGTTCGAGCACATGATGTTCCGCAAAACGGCCTCACGGCCGATGGGAGAATTTGAGCGGATCGTGAACAACAACGGCGGGACCGGCATCAACGCCTACACATCCCGCGACCAGACCGTCTACTTTTTCACCTTCCCCAGCGATAAGGTCGAACTCGCGGCCGACCTGGAATCCGACCGGATGGCGAACCTTGTCGTCGATGCCGAGATGTTTGAAACGGAAAAAGGGGCGGTCCTCACGGAGAAGAATCGCGGCCTCGACGACCCGAACCGGCTCCTGTGGGAAACGATGTACTCCCTGGCGTACACGGAACACAATTACCGTTACTCGACGATCGGAGAAATTGAGACGATCAAGAGCTTTTCCGTTGACGAAGCCCGGAAATTCTACGCAAATAATTATTCTCCCAACAATTCGCTGATCATTATTGCGGGGGACGTCGAACCCGAATCCGTTGTCCGCATTGTCGATGAAAAATACGGCCCGCTGAAACCGGCGGTTCCGGACAAGCGCGATGTGACGGCTGAGCCGGTTCAGCGGGAACCCCGTTCGACCGTCATCACTCACCCGAAAGCGACGCGGCGGCTTCTTGCGAAATCGTGGCATGTCCCGGACATGCTCCATCCCGATTATCCGGCGCTGGCTGTGGTCGGCAAGCTCCTGACCTCCGGGAAATCGGCCGTGCTGAACGAACGGCTCCTCAACACGGCGAAGGCGACGGAAGTGTTTTCCGACGTGTACGTGTCGCACGATATGGGGACGTTTGAGCTGTACGTGCAATGCGCCGACGGCGAGCCGTTCGAATCGGTCGACCAGACCTTTCTTTCGTGTGTGAGCGAGTTCGCGGAAGGGAAAATCAGCGACGAGCAGATGCAGATCGTGAGAAATAATTTGCAGCGCGAGATGTACCGTGCCGTAACCGTGCCGGCGCAACTCGCCCGGCTTCTCGGCGACGGTTTCATCAATACCGGAGACCTGTCGTTTCAGATAAAAGCAATGAAGCGCATCGAGGCCGTCGACAAGAACGATATTCAACGCGTGGCGGCGAAATATCTTCTGGAGGGAAAATCGACAACGGTACAACTTATTCCGGAACAGAAAGTGTAG
- a CDS encoding N-6 DNA methylase: protein MSPAAAHTTRIGAFFTPLAWAKWVVEKNRLFGQWLEGGVVFDPTAGEGNFLEAFIAIAVDRGMRVTEEMTSRLTGVEREKDFVENFFRKMRSVYGIDFPRKNFSCEDYISSGKKIKADVIVGNPPWQNFCDLPSSYKEFLKPYFRRYHLVENGKDVLLGGSRIDIAALVIAKSLTENLAENGRAYFFLPLSILLNGGAHSTFRNYKLGEIRFAVEQVYDFKHHPVFDGVGTRYGLAVFRRDAEQLFPIPYFLFESERWKKYFARPAGNANDPLSVQPKRAPAMESFSRIEVPSESKPRQGVNTCGANSVFIFDSLAPMDGDVVLASSASKKGIPLPSKYLFPLAAKDNFEETEPVPHRFILLPYHEQTGKPLGAADIEKEPTLHAYLLSQKSVLENRKGTLINSWISKGCWWALLGVGRYSFLRHKIMWEAFGRKTYRPKIFSGRWQGNQALHAYIPTDDRLSAADICTRLRHPAVQRYLSSQQMEGTCNWAQPGRISGLLSLTGKQRVPAPAFPSNSPSQGESAK, encoded by the coding sequence ATGTCTCCGGCCGCCGCACACACAACTCGCATAGGCGCTTTTTTCACTCCGCTCGCATGGGCGAAGTGGGTTGTTGAAAAGAATCGTCTCTTCGGGCAATGGCTGGAAGGGGGAGTAGTGTTCGACCCGACGGCAGGCGAAGGGAATTTTCTTGAGGCGTTCATCGCAATTGCCGTTGACCGCGGCATGCGGGTGACGGAGGAGATGACGTCACGGCTGACGGGGGTCGAAAGAGAAAAGGATTTCGTCGAGAACTTCTTCCGAAAGATGCGCAGCGTTTACGGCATTGATTTTCCCCGGAAAAATTTTTCCTGCGAAGACTACATCTCTTCCGGAAAGAAAATAAAAGCGGATGTCATTGTCGGAAACCCTCCGTGGCAGAATTTTTGCGACCTCCCTTCTTCCTACAAGGAATTTCTCAAGCCGTATTTCCGGCGCTACCATCTGGTGGAAAATGGGAAAGACGTGCTGCTGGGGGGATCGCGGATCGACATCGCGGCGCTCGTCATTGCAAAAAGTCTGACGGAGAACCTTGCGGAAAACGGGAGAGCATACTTCTTCCTGCCTCTTTCCATTCTCCTGAACGGCGGGGCGCATAGCACATTTAGAAACTACAAGCTCGGGGAAATACGCTTTGCGGTTGAACAGGTGTACGACTTTAAGCATCATCCTGTCTTCGACGGAGTCGGAACGAGATACGGACTGGCAGTTTTCCGCCGGGATGCGGAACAATTATTCCCCATCCCTTACTTTCTCTTCGAATCGGAGCGCTGGAAAAAATATTTTGCCCGGCCTGCCGGGAATGCGAATGATCCGCTCAGCGTTCAACCGAAGAGAGCCCCCGCCATGGAATCATTTTCCAGGATCGAAGTTCCTTCAGAATCGAAGCCGAGGCAGGGGGTGAATACCTGCGGTGCAAACAGCGTCTTCATCTTCGATTCGCTTGCTCCGATGGACGGGGATGTCGTATTGGCGAGCAGCGCTTCGAAGAAAGGGATTCCCCTTCCGTCGAAATATCTCTTCCCCCTTGCGGCGAAGGACAACTTCGAAGAGACCGAGCCAGTTCCGCACCGGTTTATTCTTTTGCCGTATCATGAACAGACGGGAAAACCGCTCGGCGCTGCAGACATTGAGAAAGAACCAACGCTTCATGCCTATTTGTTGTCGCAGAAATCGGTTCTTGAAAATCGAAAAGGAACGCTCATCAATTCATGGATTTCGAAAGGCTGCTGGTGGGCGCTCCTCGGAGTCGGCAGGTATTCTTTTTTGCGGCATAAGATCATGTGGGAAGCGTTCGGCAGAAAGACCTATCGTCCCAAGATCTTTTCCGGAAGATGGCAGGGAAACCAGGCGCTCCACGCGTACATCCCGACGGACGACCGGCTCAGTGCCGCGGACATTTGCACCCGGCTTCGCCACCCTGCGGTTCAGCGTTATCTATCCTCGCAGCAAATGGAGGGGACATGCAATTGGGCGCAGCCCGGAAGGATCAGCGGCCTTCTGAGCCTGACCGGAAAGCAACGGGTCCCGGCCCCCGCTTTTCCATCGAATTCACCATCTCAAGGGGAAAGCGCGAAGTGA
- a CDS encoding M20/M25/M40 family metallo-hydrolase encodes MNFSFGRFFAPFFLLLFLFPSSILYPQPAPASPYADAASALMAKGLTELRAFSMLSELTGTIGNRLSGSPQAARAVEWGKKTMQQCMFDSVHLQPVMVPHWVRGSEERASIIDAGKETPLAICALGGSVGTPKEGISAGIIEVHSLEEAKNLGEKAKGKIVFYNRPMDPTKFSTMAAYGGAVDQRGQGAIEGAKVGASAVLVRSMSLAIDDVPHTGAMYYVDGVPKIPAAAVSTAGANMLSELLRSGKDVRVSMTLSCETLPDVESANVIGEIRGTEKPGEVIVVGGHLDSWDKGQGAHDDGAGAVQSMEALRLLKELGLKPKRTIRCVLFMNEENGLRGGKAYAAAKRPAGERDIAAIETDAGGFAPLGFGISTDSVKFEKLKKLSPALAEIGADRILKGGGGADISPLAEFGVPMIGLEPETQRYFDYHHSDKDTIDKVNPRELELGAVAIAIFAYEIAEEGL; translated from the coding sequence TTGAACTTTTCTTTCGGACGTTTTTTTGCCCCGTTCTTTCTACTCCTTTTTCTTTTTCCATCGTCGATCCTTTATCCACAGCCGGCGCCCGCATCTCCGTATGCCGATGCGGCATCCGCTTTGATGGCGAAAGGACTTACCGAGCTTCGCGCATTTTCGATGCTCTCGGAACTGACCGGAACGATCGGCAATCGTCTGAGCGGCTCGCCGCAGGCGGCCAGGGCTGTCGAGTGGGGTAAAAAGACGATGCAGCAGTGCATGTTCGACTCCGTCCATCTTCAGCCGGTCATGGTACCGCATTGGGTAAGGGGGAGCGAAGAACGCGCATCGATCATCGATGCGGGCAAAGAAACGCCCCTTGCGATCTGCGCCCTCGGCGGCAGCGTCGGGACACCGAAGGAAGGAATTTCAGCCGGCATCATCGAAGTCCACTCGCTTGAAGAGGCAAAGAATCTGGGGGAGAAAGCCAAAGGGAAGATCGTCTTTTATAATCGCCCCATGGATCCAACAAAATTTTCGACGATGGCGGCCTACGGCGGCGCCGTCGACCAGCGCGGCCAAGGAGCTATTGAAGGGGCGAAAGTCGGTGCGAGCGCTGTTCTCGTTCGTTCGATGTCTCTGGCGATCGACGATGTTCCCCACACGGGGGCAATGTATTACGTCGACGGCGTTCCGAAGATCCCTGCCGCGGCGGTCAGCACTGCGGGGGCGAATATGCTGAGCGAATTGCTGAGGTCGGGGAAAGATGTCCGCGTCAGTATGACCCTGAGCTGTGAAACTCTTCCCGACGTCGAATCGGCAAACGTCATCGGTGAAATTCGGGGGACGGAGAAGCCGGGGGAAGTGATCGTCGTCGGCGGACATCTCGACAGCTGGGATAAAGGACAGGGGGCGCACGACGACGGGGCGGGAGCCGTACAGTCGATGGAAGCGCTCCGGCTCCTGAAAGAACTCGGCTTGAAGCCGAAGCGGACCATCCGCTGCGTTCTCTTTATGAATGAGGAAAACGGCTTGCGCGGCGGGAAAGCATATGCTGCCGCAAAACGTCCCGCCGGAGAAAGGGACATCGCCGCCATCGAAACGGATGCCGGGGGGTTTGCTCCGCTCGGGTTCGGCATATCGACGGATTCTGTGAAGTTCGAAAAATTGAAAAAACTCTCTCCCGCTCTCGCCGAGATCGGCGCGGACCGCATTCTCAAGGGGGGCGGCGGTGCGGATATCTCGCCGCTGGCAGAATTCGGCGTTCCGATGATCGGGTTGGAGCCGGAAACCCAGCGCTACTTCGACTACCATCATTCGGATAAGGATACGATTGACAAGGTGAATCCGCGCGAACTCGAGCTCGGCGCCGTTGCGATCGCGATCTTTGCCTACGAGATCGCGGAGGAAGGGCTGTAA
- a CDS encoding HIT domain-containing protein produces MERLFSPWRSEYIGSFSKKPNDEGCLFCAAAKDKNDPRRLILLRRKYCFVMMNLYPYNSGHVMVVPYTHTSDFGRLSAEEHADVMTAAARLIEALNKTMKPQGFNFGANLGRVAGAGIDQHIHFHLVPRWNGDTNFMPTLADTKLVSESMQSTYKKLKKALAAKK; encoded by the coding sequence ATGGAACGCCTTTTCTCTCCATGGCGGTCGGAGTATATCGGATCGTTTTCCAAAAAGCCGAACGACGAAGGATGCCTCTTCTGCGCTGCGGCAAAAGACAAGAACGATCCACGCCGCCTTATCCTGCTCCGCCGGAAATATTGCTTCGTGATGATGAACCTGTATCCGTACAACAGCGGTCATGTGATGGTCGTGCCGTACACGCATACGTCGGACTTCGGCCGCCTTTCGGCGGAAGAACACGCCGACGTCATGACCGCCGCGGCGCGGTTGATCGAGGCGCTCAACAAGACGATGAAGCCGCAAGGATTTAATTTCGGCGCAAACCTCGGGCGCGTTGCCGGCGCCGGCATCGACCAGCATATTCATTTCCACCTTGTCCCGCGGTGGAACGGCGATACGAACTTCATGCCCACCCTCGCGGACACGAAACTGGTCTCCGAGTCGATGCAATCGACATACAAGAAATTGAAGAAGGCGTTAGCCGCGAAGAAGTGA